In Scheffersomyces stipitis CBS 6054 chromosome 7, complete sequence, the DNA window CGAGGGCCAGCTGTTGATGCTTTTCATGGTTTGTccaatcaacttgaccGAACCAATTTTTGACTTCTCACCAACGTGATCCAAATGGGTATTGAATACATTTATATAGTTTTCTGAACCTTTGTGTTTCATTGTGACATATGAAACTATCCGTGGATATTGAGCATCCCAGCCAGTCAATGACAGCCTCGTATTCTTCTCGTTCAACCAGAGAGAATCAGAAAAAACTAGTTCCCATTCTGACTCCTTATATATAATTGGAACAAACTCTCCAAGCTCCATCCCATCAATTCTCCCTACTCCGTAGTACTTCCAGTCCTCATTTGGTGAATAACGGTTTAACTCTTTCATGATATCGTTCAACTGAAATTTGTATACTTCTTGTAAACACACAATAGAGTCTCTTTGAGCGTTGAAATGAATGGAAGCCGTGATCTTTCTGAACCTTTTTGTCCAGGGCTCTTCACCTGGAACTAGAGCCTTATGGCCCCCGTTCTTGACGTTATGAGAATATATCCGGAAGGTGGCGTCTCTTATTGAGATACGACCGAAGTTCTGAGGCAACTCTGGAGGTGTTTTATCTTCCATATCAAAAATCTCGTCACCTATAAAGTCGTGAGGAGGTACACCGATTAGCTCTGGCTGTTTGTGAATGTCATCGTCATAAATATCACCAATGGCGTCCAACTCGTCCTCTTTCAACTCGTGTAGATCACCTAAGAAATTCTTGGGATTCTTTTTGTACATGCCCATCTTTCTCGTATTCTCTTCTaattcttggaaatgaTCCAAGTCACCAATATCTGGAGGAGGATGGACTCGTTCGGGTAAAACACCATCAGCAACTTGAGCTACTGGTGGAGGTCCATCGTCTATGGGATTCTCTTTTGTCGCTTTCACAGGCTTACTTTTACTACCTTTCTTGGGTACTTTATCGTCAGTCGACGGACGCTTTGGTGCCTTCCTATTAGCCAGAGGATATCTTTccgtttcttcatcttcttctacttcttcgtcggcattttctttgcttGGGGCCTTACGAGAACCGTATGATTTCTGACCTAGAACCAGCTTCGGCGAAGTCGATTGCTTGTTGCTTTTCGGTGAAATCAGCACCTCGTAAGTCTGAGAACTTTTCCATGTGAGAAAAGTCAACAGAAGCAATATAAATACGACAAGTGCCAAGAGACGATTCCTCTTGGTGCTTTGAAGTCTTGTCATGTTTGAATGCGTGTCAAGTATGTCACTCTATGATTTATAGTGTTTCTCGATTTCGAAACAACTTCGATGGTCTTTCCTTATGCACACAAATGACAGTGATACTATTGGGATGTAATTGTTAATATTGAGGAAGTATTTTCTAGAGATTCAGCGGAATAGTTCATAAAATTAAGAATTTGAATCGGTTCCTGAATTATTCGCATTAAGTCACATACACACAAAATCGTACTTTCATTTTATCATTTACTTAGAGACAAGACTTTTTTTTCATAGTCTATAAGTCACCATGAAGAGCATTTCGGATTCGAACAGCAATCTAGAAGAATAAGAATTTACATACTAGCCTACTTctattttccatttttttgtattttctaTTAACTAATCTGTCTTCCAAGGATTATAACCAAATTGTGCCTTCACTGACACTTCACAGAGTTGACAGCAGCTTCCTCGCGAACTGATGTCGATAAAAAATATAAAAACAACTCCGTGACAATATAAATACGTCTCAAGAGATCTCCGATATTTCTCCTAGACAACAACCTAATGGTGTCTGAGAATGAAATCATAAATATATCTCTGagttttctatttttctttcttgtgaACTCTTATTTTCTGAtcttgtttttcttctttcaacatATTCCATAAGCCTAACTCT includes these proteins:
- a CDS encoding predicted protein; the protein is MEDKTPPELPQNFGRISIRDATFRIYSHNVKNGGHKALVPGEEPWTKRFRKITASIHFNAQRDSIVCLQEVYKFQLNDIMKELNRYSPNEDWKYYGVGRIDGMELGEFVPIIYKESEWELVFSDSLWLNEKNTRSSLTGWDAQYPRIVSYVTMKHKGSENYINVFNTHLDHVGEKSKIGSVKLIGQTMKSINSWPSFLCGDFNTEPDDAAFKQLEESFSDVSTLSTPFNRYGHEKSSVTGFEGEVLLQGGQSIDYIFAPKYTAKMSDKPQCDSIDVNSAANKLFLRLQGFGMLHSKFGGSYMSDHRPIVADFSLSGKC